The Candidatus Hydrogenedentota bacterium genome has a segment encoding these proteins:
- a CDS encoding glycosyltransferase family 4 protein — MNSFSIAADLSCLASRPITGVGYYTAHLFDALLRTSPGLDLRVFACAAKPLPEEVHGFGARASRFSGQRIPTRLKNELWTRVEWPSMSWWLGETDIVHGGFHLLPPSRRAKRVVTIFDLAGMRRSAIHEDASLALHRKLLTHAVPRADGILAISQSCRMDVIDLLQADPAKVHVVPGGVMLEEFSGPLDQAQLADVRQRHGVDGPYWIHLGTLEPRKNLKRLVEAYARLRARHAAPRLVLAGGEGWMFGPVLEAIARHGLEKDVIRTGYLPREDAVALLRGSRGCVYPSLYEGFGLPVLEAMAARVPVLTSNVSSLPEVIGDTGILVEPEDDESLDAGLERLLLDRGTEGARVEAAWNRAQGMTWAHSAQALLAAYRAVLERP; from the coding sequence GTGAACTCTTTTTCCATCGCCGCCGATCTTAGTTGCCTTGCTTCGCGCCCGATTACGGGAGTGGGGTATTACACGGCGCATCTTTTCGACGCGCTGCTGCGCACTTCGCCCGGGCTTGATCTTCGGGTCTTTGCGTGCGCGGCGAAGCCACTTCCGGAGGAGGTTCATGGGTTTGGCGCAAGGGCGTCGCGATTTTCCGGACAGCGCATTCCCACGCGCTTGAAAAATGAACTGTGGACCCGCGTGGAATGGCCGTCCATGTCATGGTGGCTTGGAGAGACGGATATTGTGCACGGCGGCTTCCATCTCCTGCCGCCATCGCGCCGCGCGAAGCGCGTGGTCACTATTTTTGATCTTGCGGGCATGCGCCGGTCGGCGATCCATGAAGATGCTTCCCTCGCGCTGCACCGAAAGCTGCTGACCCACGCGGTGCCCAGGGCGGACGGCATCCTCGCCATTTCTCAGAGCTGCCGGATGGATGTGATCGATCTGCTGCAAGCCGACCCGGCTAAGGTTCATGTGGTACCTGGGGGCGTGATGCTGGAAGAGTTCAGTGGCCCGCTGGATCAAGCCCAACTTGCCGACGTGCGCCAGCGCCATGGCGTGGACGGACCCTACTGGATTCATCTGGGCACGCTGGAGCCGCGAAAGAATCTGAAGCGGCTGGTGGAGGCCTATGCCCGCCTGCGCGCTCGCCATGCGGCGCCCCGGCTTGTGCTGGCGGGCGGCGAGGGCTGGATGTTCGGGCCGGTGCTGGAGGCGATTGCGCGGCATGGATTGGAAAAGGATGTGATTCGCACGGGCTATCTTCCCCGCGAAGACGCGGTGGCGCTGCTGCGGGGGTCGCGGGGCTGCGTTTATCCTTCGCTGTATGAGGGATTCGGTCTGCCGGTGTTGGAGGCCATGGCCGCGCGTGTGCCGGTGCTGACCTCCAATGTGTCGTCCCTGCCCGAGGTGATCGGGGATACGGGTATTCTGGTGGAGCCGGAGGACGATGAAAGTCTCGACGCGGGTCTGGAGCGATTGCTGCTTGACCGCGGCACCGAGGGGGCGCGCGTGGAAGCGGCGTGGAATCGGGCGCAGGGCATGACCTGGGCGCACAGCGCGCAGGCCCTGTTGGCGGCCTATCGCGCCGTGTTGGAGCGGCCATGA
- the rfbD gene encoding dTDP-4-dehydrorhamnose reductase has translation MKVLIIGAEGQLGQDLCAVFADTEVHRAGRDRLDIVDAAAADALITHEVRPNLVINTAAAHNVPVCEQEPALAFAVNATGSRNLAMACKAAGARLVHVSTDYVFGDGGSKPYVESDLPRPLNVYAASKVAGEHLIASVLEDHLIVRTAALYGNAPCRAKGGRNFIGTMLHLAATRPEVKVVTDEISTPTWTLALARQIRLLAEKGEPGLYHATCQGACSWFEFAQAIFEETGTKVTLSPTTSAAFQSPVRRPAYSVLENKHAQDQGLDIMPPWREALKDYLAIRTEE, from the coding sequence ATGAAAGTCCTCATCATCGGCGCCGAGGGCCAACTCGGCCAGGATCTCTGCGCCGTGTTTGCCGACACCGAAGTCCATCGCGCGGGACGCGACCGACTCGACATCGTTGACGCCGCCGCTGCGGACGCGCTCATCACCCACGAAGTCAGGCCCAATCTCGTGATCAACACCGCGGCGGCCCACAATGTGCCCGTTTGCGAACAGGAACCCGCCCTGGCCTTTGCGGTCAACGCGACCGGCTCGCGGAATCTGGCCATGGCCTGCAAGGCCGCGGGGGCGCGCCTGGTCCACGTAAGCACGGACTACGTCTTCGGCGACGGCGGCTCGAAGCCCTACGTGGAAAGCGATCTCCCCCGGCCGCTCAACGTCTATGCCGCGAGCAAGGTGGCCGGCGAGCATCTCATTGCGTCCGTGCTCGAAGACCATCTCATCGTGCGAACCGCCGCGCTCTATGGCAACGCCCCCTGCCGCGCGAAGGGCGGACGCAATTTCATCGGCACCATGCTCCACCTCGCCGCCACGCGCCCCGAGGTAAAGGTCGTGACCGACGAGATTTCCACGCCGACCTGGACGCTCGCGCTCGCACGCCAGATTCGCCTCCTCGCTGAAAAGGGTGAGCCGGGCCTCTACCACGCCACCTGTCAGGGCGCATGCTCGTGGTTTGAATTCGCCCAGGCCATCTTCGAAGAGACGGGGACGAAGGTGACCCTCAGCCCCACCACCTCGGCGGCCTTCCAGTCGCCCGTGCGCCGCCCGGCCTATTCGGTGCTGGAGAATAAACACGCCCAGGATCAGGGCCTCGACATCATGCCCCCCTGGCGCGAGGCGCTGAAGGACTACCTCGCGATCCGCACGGAAGAGTGA
- a CDS encoding glycosyltransferase: protein MIESPASGAEAPGVSILFVVKNERSNLERMFPMILAQDYPGSVEYICVDSGSTDGTVEFMREHGAVIREIPPAAFHHGRTRNLAASLATGEILVMLSGDAFPVHERWLQKLAGHFSDPRVGAVYGKQTAPKGMGALRTQSLASEYSEKRQVRDPKEITRFNPGHFRFSNANGAVRRALWERFRWNEELLLAEDQGLCRDILMAGYQVIYEPEAEVIHGHERSLWGEFKFALDNGLSLSRIGILNNPEIGGELRYGLARVKTDLSHFAKRGRIDCVALSLLSFAARYAGVQLGKREKRLPRWFLRRVSEVHEKMGL from the coding sequence ATGATCGAGTCCCCGGCCTCGGGCGCCGAGGCCCCCGGTGTTTCCATTCTCTTCGTGGTGAAAAACGAGCGTAGCAATCTTGAGCGCATGTTTCCCATGATTCTCGCGCAAGACTACCCCGGCTCGGTCGAGTATATCTGTGTGGATTCGGGATCGACGGATGGCACCGTTGAATTCATGCGGGAACACGGCGCGGTCATCCGCGAGATTCCGCCGGCGGCGTTTCACCACGGGCGCACGCGCAATCTGGCGGCATCCCTTGCCACGGGGGAGATCCTTGTGATGCTTTCGGGCGATGCGTTTCCCGTGCATGAGCGGTGGCTGCAAAAGCTCGCGGGTCATTTTTCCGATCCCCGCGTGGGGGCCGTGTATGGCAAGCAGACCGCGCCGAAGGGTATGGGGGCGCTTCGCACCCAGAGCCTGGCGAGTGAATATTCCGAAAAGCGGCAGGTGCGTGATCCGAAGGAGATCACGCGATTCAATCCGGGCCACTTTCGCTTTTCCAACGCCAACGGGGCGGTGCGGCGCGCGCTCTGGGAACGCTTTCGGTGGAACGAGGAATTGCTGCTCGCCGAAGACCAAGGCCTGTGTCGCGACATCCTGATGGCGGGTTATCAGGTAATTTACGAGCCCGAGGCGGAAGTGATCCACGGACACGAGCGGAGCCTCTGGGGGGAGTTTAAGTTTGCGCTGGACAATGGCCTGTCCCTGTCGCGCATCGGGATCTTGAACAATCCGGAGATCGGCGGTGAACTGCGCTATGGTCTGGCGCGGGTGAAGACGGATCTCAGCCACTTTGCGAAGCGCGGGCGAATCGATTGCGTGGCGCTGTCGCTGCTTTCCTTTGCGGCGCGCTATGCGGGGGTACAACTCGGCAAGCGGGAGAAGCGATTGCCGCGCTGGTTTTTGCGCCGGGTCTCCGAGGTGCATGAGAAGATGGGGCTTTAG
- a CDS encoding tetratricopeptide repeat protein, with product MHRPTFKHPGRILITWAMLWVIGAVAIALFDFRLASYAADLRANDYRTYLGEAIVLLESKDYLGALQQVEKAKELAPDVYEPYAYAGGIHYRMNQWELAYANFTQAVAKGDPGVGPRLDIVWSLIEMKRFDEAADFGAKAVAQFPENATLPQYTAEALLKAARPAEAIPFLERALGQSENNVYLLDRLARAQEQKGDAAAAAKVRARIDSIHEAIGRVGNVVP from the coding sequence ATGCACAGGCCGACCTTCAAGCATCCTGGCCGTATCCTCATCACCTGGGCGATGCTCTGGGTGATCGGCGCCGTGGCTATCGCCCTCTTCGATTTTAGGCTGGCCTCCTACGCGGCGGATCTGCGGGCGAACGACTATCGCACCTACCTCGGCGAGGCCATTGTGCTGCTGGAGTCCAAGGATTATCTGGGTGCGTTGCAACAGGTGGAGAAGGCCAAAGAACTCGCCCCGGACGTCTATGAGCCCTATGCCTACGCGGGCGGCATTCACTACCGCATGAATCAGTGGGAGCTGGCCTACGCCAACTTCACCCAGGCGGTGGCGAAGGGCGATCCCGGTGTTGGGCCTCGTCTGGACATTGTCTGGTCGCTGATTGAAATGAAGCGTTTCGACGAAGCGGCAGATTTCGGCGCGAAAGCGGTGGCGCAATTTCCAGAGAATGCCACGCTACCTCAATACACGGCGGAAGCCCTGCTCAAGGCTGCGCGGCCGGCCGAGGCGATTCCCTTTCTTGAGCGGGCCCTGGGGCAGTCGGAGAACAATGTGTACCTTCTTGATCGGCTGGCGCGCGCCCAGGAGCAGAAGGGCGATGCCGCCGCCGCCGCGAAGGTGCGCGCCCGCATCGACAGCATTCACGAGGCCATTGGTCGGGTTGGAAACGTGGTGCCATGA
- a CDS encoding sugar transferase: MPGIREQRWVSTLSFMTDLLLYFAALSLVTPSRLDTLTHVDFALIQRDRLVCVAIFAIAAVMTGRLNVSRLTDRFDLIYHTLIALLTTGVATLLLVTLVPVEMRVVSRRELILSLPTAAVLLSVWQYGLASLAARFDSLHRLFYVVGEADEARRIAMEIAQDRSAVADARCVTFEELVAECDAGEGAGSPTRTGIHSVIICAGDDQEKRLHALLEFCERRFRDTYVHPSLSSALLLHHGNLLPVAGIPLVRVAGEQTTSPYLYAKRLTDIVVSAIGLLLATPICLAAAAAIKVSSPGPIFYTQQRLSKGGRPFTIYKFRSMHDGVPLMDEAGHVLAQKDDPRITPVGRFLRKHRIDEIPQLYSVLKGDMSLVGPRPVWKEYYDQQRGTLPLFDRRLVVRPGLTSLSHVLGGYSSTPEDRLRYDLVYINTLSMDVDLRVLLSTVRIVLSGKGAL; the protein is encoded by the coding sequence TTGCCAGGGATTCGCGAACAACGCTGGGTAAGCACCTTGTCCTTCATGACGGACTTGCTGCTGTACTTTGCCGCGTTGAGTCTGGTGACGCCCTCGCGACTGGATACGCTTACCCACGTGGACTTCGCCCTGATCCAGCGCGACCGTCTGGTCTGCGTGGCCATCTTCGCGATTGCCGCCGTCATGACCGGCCGTCTGAACGTGTCCCGCCTTACGGATCGCTTCGACCTCATCTACCACACGCTCATCGCCCTGCTGACCACGGGCGTGGCCACCTTATTGCTGGTGACGCTGGTGCCGGTCGAGATGCGGGTTGTTTCGCGCCGGGAATTGATTCTCAGCCTGCCGACGGCGGCGGTGCTGCTGAGTGTGTGGCAGTATGGCCTGGCCTCTCTGGCGGCGCGCTTTGACAGCCTCCATCGCCTCTTCTATGTGGTGGGCGAGGCGGACGAAGCCCGTCGCATCGCGATGGAGATCGCACAGGATCGATCCGCCGTGGCGGATGCGCGGTGCGTGACTTTTGAAGAACTGGTGGCGGAGTGCGATGCGGGCGAAGGCGCGGGCTCGCCGACGCGCACGGGTATCCACAGCGTCATTATCTGCGCGGGGGACGATCAGGAGAAGCGCCTTCACGCGCTGCTCGAGTTTTGCGAGCGGCGCTTTCGAGACACCTATGTGCACCCCAGCCTGAGCAGCGCGCTGTTGCTGCACCACGGGAACCTGCTTCCCGTGGCGGGGATTCCGCTGGTCCGCGTTGCGGGCGAGCAGACCACGAGCCCGTACCTGTATGCGAAGCGGCTGACGGATATCGTGGTGTCGGCGATCGGCCTGTTGCTGGCGACTCCAATCTGCCTGGCGGCGGCGGCGGCGATCAAGGTGAGTTCGCCGGGGCCAATCTTCTATACCCAGCAGCGTCTTTCCAAGGGGGGGCGGCCTTTTACGATCTACAAATTCCGATCCATGCACGATGGCGTACCGCTGATGGACGAAGCGGGCCACGTGCTCGCGCAGAAGGATGATCCCCGGATTACCCCGGTGGGCCGCTTCCTGCGCAAGCACCGGATCGACGAGATCCCCCAGCTTTACAGCGTGTTGAAGGGGGACATGAGCCTGGTGGGGCCGCGTCCGGTGTGGAAAGAATACTACGACCAGCAGCGCGGCACCCTACCGCTCTTTGACCGCCGCCTGGTGGTGCGCCCGGGACTCACGAGTCTCTCCCATGTGCTGGGGGGCTACAGTTCCACGCCGGAAGACCGGCTCCGTTATGACCTGGTGTATATCAATACCCTGTCGATGGACGTGGATCTGCGGGTGCTCCTGTCCACGGTGCGCATCGTGCTCAGCGGCAAGGGGGCGCTCTGA
- a CDS encoding type IV pilus twitching motility protein PilT, whose translation MAEIDKYFRLMVEHGTSDLHLCTGCKPMFRKDGSIVPLKADEEVTAERAEQLLFEITPEKNRKEFNDTNDTDFAYALEGYGRFRANIFRDHKGVGGVFRLIPSEILTFEQLKLPVALKKFCQLHKGLVLVTGPTGSGKSTTLAAMIDYINKNRSDHIITIEDPIEFVHQNQRCLINQREVHNHTLGFKNALRAALREDPDIVLVGEMRDLETTHIAIETAETGHLVFGTLHTTTAISTVDRLIDIFPSGQQAQIRTMLSAALKGVVAQNLLKKKGGGRVAALEVLVVNAAVSMLIREGKTAQVMSIMQTAKKEGMTLLNDELARFVKEDVIEPAEGYSKAVDKEGFMKALEGVGVQYKPPTAD comes from the coding sequence ATGGCCGAAATTGACAAGTATTTCCGATTGATGGTCGAGCATGGCACGTCGGACTTGCACCTGTGCACCGGCTGCAAGCCCATGTTCCGAAAAGATGGTTCGATTGTTCCGCTTAAGGCGGATGAGGAAGTGACGGCGGAGCGTGCGGAACAGCTCCTCTTCGAGATTACCCCCGAAAAAAACCGAAAAGAGTTCAACGACACGAACGATACCGACTTCGCTTACGCACTGGAGGGTTATGGGCGATTCCGCGCCAACATCTTCCGCGATCACAAGGGCGTCGGGGGCGTGTTCCGCCTGATTCCTTCGGAGATTCTCACCTTCGAACAACTTAAACTGCCCGTGGCCCTCAAGAAATTCTGTCAGCTCCACAAGGGCCTGGTACTGGTGACCGGGCCCACCGGCAGCGGTAAGTCGACCACCCTGGCGGCCATGATCGACTACATCAACAAGAATCGCTCGGACCACATCATCACCATTGAAGACCCGATCGAATTCGTTCACCAGAACCAGCGCTGTCTCATAAACCAGCGCGAAGTGCACAACCACACCCTGGGCTTCAAGAACGCCCTTCGCGCCGCCCTGCGCGAAGACCCGGATATTGTGCTCGTGGGCGAAATGCGCGACCTGGAAACGACCCACATCGCCATCGAAACGGCGGAAACCGGCCACCTGGTCTTCGGCACCCTCCACACCACCACGGCCATCTCCACCGTGGACCGCCTCATCGACATTTTCCCCTCGGGTCAGCAAGCTCAGATACGCACCATGCTCTCCGCCGCCCTCAAGGGCGTCGTGGCCCAGAACCTGCTCAAGAAGAAAGGCGGCGGTCGCGTGGCCGCGCTGGAAGTGCTGGTGGTGAACGCCGCCGTGAGCATGCTTATCCGAGAGGGCAAGACCGCGCAAGTTATGAGCATCATGCAGACGGCCAAGAAAGAAGGCATGACGCTCCTGAACGACGAACTCGCCCGCTTTGTGAAAGAAGACGTGATCGAGCCGGCCGAAGGCTACTCCAAAGCCGTCGACAAAGAAGGTTTCATGAAAGCGCTGGAAGGCGTCGGCGTGCAGTACAAGCCCCCGACGGCGGACTGA